The nucleotide window CGAACTGCCGCCCCATCGCCGCGACCTCGATTCGCTCCGTGGACTGGAGGGGACGCGCGTCCGGCAGGTGTACCGAACACTTTCCGAGCAGCACGGCGTCCCGTGGTCCGGGCGCCGGTATGACCGTTCGAACCCGGAATCGGCTGATCCGCCGAACCGCGCGCTGAATCACGTCGTCACCGCCATGTATGCCGCCGCCCGTGTGGCCGTCGCGCTCGCTGGTGCTCTACCACAGCTTGGGTTCATTCACGAGTCCTCTGGTCACGCCTTTGCCCTCGACATCGCGGACCTCTACCGTAGCGAGATCACCGTTCCCGTGGCCTTTCGTGCGGCCAAGCGATTCGAGGAGCGCGGAGGCCGAACGCTTGAGTCCGTCGCTCGAAAAATGGCCGGTCGGACCCTCTACGAGGAGGACGTGATTCCGATGATGATCGACGATATCGACGAGTTGCTCACGCTCGATAAACAAGACGGTGAGTCTTCCGCGTCAGACTGATCGGCTTGATGACAGCAGGCGCAGTTGCCGCAGGATGTCGCCGATAATTGCCATTTCGCACAGGCACTTCATTCCGTATGACCATTGCCGTCACCCGAAATACGCCTGGCCGATTTCGCGGCTTTCTGTGTTCGTGCATGCTCGAAATTGCGCCCGGCGTGTTTGCCGCACCGCGTATGAAAACGGCGGTGCGTGAGCGAGTGTGGAACGTCATGGTCGAATGGTCTGAACTCGTCCCGGACGATGGAGGTGTGGTCATGTTCTGGCGTGATGCCGAGGCTCCGTCCGGAATGGTCGTGCGTCTGATCGGGTATCCGAAGAAAGAGTTGCTGGAGCACGAAGGGGTGTGGCTCACGCTCACCAATCTGACGGCTGCGCACGACATCGAGGAGCTTCGAACGGTGTCCGACACCGACGAGGCGCCCGTCAATGACACCGACCCGATGCTCCCGCACCACCTTCAGAACGACGATTCAAGCGACTGACACGAAAGTGTCATAGCGAGGTTGATCGTCTTCAGTGCAGGGTTTCGGCTCGGCTGCCGAAATGGCGGGCCGATCCGAAAGCTAAATCCAGCTTTATCCTTCGTCAGGCCGGATTATCCT belongs to Longibacter salinarum and includes:
- the cas1e gene encoding type I-E CRISPR-associated endonuclease Cas1e; translated protein: MVFKGRLGLDTARVPHTDRHGLMWLERGRLAVEDGNVVFTTAGSDVLAAGRYNIPFQQVSNILLGPGGVVSHDALRHLARQQTGLVAVGSKGVRLYAVFMPFGPDRSDRARQHAELWADPDRRIDVARAMYARRLGGELPPHRRDLDSLRGLEGTRVRQVYRTLSEQHGVPWSGRRYDRSNPESADPPNRALNHVVTAMYAAARVAVALAGALPQLGFIHESSGHAFALDIADLYRSEITVPVAFRAAKRFEERGGRTLESVARKMAGRTLYEEDVIPMMIDDIDELLTLDKQDGESSASD
- the cas2e gene encoding type I-E CRISPR-associated endoribonuclease Cas2e, which produces MTIAVTRNTPGRFRGFLCSCMLEIAPGVFAAPRMKTAVRERVWNVMVEWSELVPDDGGVVMFWRDAEAPSGMVVRLIGYPKKELLEHEGVWLTLTNLTAAHDIEELRTVSDTDEAPVNDTDPMLPHHLQNDDSSD